The following are from one region of the Silene latifolia isolate original U9 population chromosome 9, ASM4854445v1, whole genome shotgun sequence genome:
- the LOC141600301 gene encoding uncharacterized protein LOC141600301 isoform X1 yields MLNLGSTKPLNPENGNSILSPLSVPPSLQYDLRHQSNLKSSSISHPERSALRNVNSLGNRPLLHDNGNFNMRGEGEFHTVFPCRPPMTATNWNSSDVYDDLDSLRAFVNRTDFMNESGRSSLFQKGLINSPSSNRNGEFHGLTNNVVLEASSQTSSSTPTKQPSFVSGCPRVFCMGANGDLLLSNTGLFGIFCSCHGMRMSVLKFCEHSGLFDVNPGYAVRMESGECIAQWRKVYLHKFRIMAPEDHKGWDWPEETLPTSHVANSKMAVADRRKVFDLSGLFTSSVESVTSTQPWKNVPISRALSSKENANQVPKDPHQKYGCDQTSLHMSLMRSSGRYSDTVTESPQITSSSPSCLTASEAPLNEKLQNGSQSSSFNFNNGNSNENLPGSVIQTSQSIGSKNRNLKDDTAKWRSNLPSSIELKLGQPSQLGWGSAFSSSPKAHFIDVRATAVQEKLTSNRGNSKVTESTSQYTASNWSRTKEQIQPSLLDSAPRTAHGSSPVVTLNDGLANTILVPSPSSNNSGEKVLFHKEIEKATIVSRPLIPSSVRYHPNMGKSSLIDLSCNGNTPTRPLATSKLVLQKNKNRTVDPRDGNKDLTGSGSSFKLYAKQVENFGFLTSYDNHPNVCRIPTEQICSAVMPSLLSGMSGASTYSGDTFSHQSYPDRDRLVNGPKTSLTGSEANPALQTVALAPGHGFLSFNKGVDASSSHMPGERLSCVPVKNLNQSVNGISEEVPPGLNQQPKTRSDRREQSISYISDMEMPDSFLNRGPLEGHRNKHCHPPGRSAAPTFLSDLGLGKGTNSLEPFGASSRKNTVDNQGPCDAQPEQRCGRCLNKACNCALLQRGPYAYNTTDLINCTIQMTCANRESHCKSSSLVNTTQKQVSITTINPPRLSGTISPDDVIPLEKDNAVVCNPKRKEQVRCKPNWFSSQWRDVPSRTATGSKKRCLDAPAHLSKTRGDFETHVNELPAKGFARSNQASGLLKGKEMPISSGCSIPAVTEASSEVNRIESCTFNGGNPGYVVDEGSVIMRSSSVDSIDSVKSSQPDSNMKPMISETVSSITAHHGQNDDCRQMNSESNELQNLGILGASLEEKEKHVDNFQCRKRKDNLKWSMLGTPLGATEVSLSTTKYQLPAGIDVDHQRGISECVQVRGGNSYSHGLKKRRSTLCQVKLLSRKRELHGKCDFLDYDRRDQTLLKRNDESTDIPVDTTVKRLKMTTLDVTLKKQGKATKDLSCSWLSSSKSDETSRCRLKRSTMARPVACGKYGIICDQELDIDQLKPPKIVPLSQILKVSKRCTENQSSFRFSEGNKVSNVSSNTHNRVLSLKDGDSDASIHETQQRHNQGDGEHTADDLSILEEVEASGSKRNLPMTLCRPASQSKTKESRIRNLYELSMRGNKFISSDSSLSQNVMCAPSKRISSENTGESDGYECRAYNTRWSSEQNHCHSLTAGGDALCCVCGISNKDDFNCLLECACCLIRIHQACYGISRVPKGEWLCRPCRTNSKDVACVLCGYGGGAMTRAFGSRNVVKTLLKAWNIRTESHIVIIGSAKPFYFSAKNECGNNLESSTVQSVPTIKPVVHNCIIAGLFNPTVKQWVHMVCGLWTSGTRCPNVDTMSAFDVSGVHYPNAYVVCCICNRSGGSCIKCRIETCCAHFHPWCAHQKGLLQSEVEGVDSDQVGFYGRCLLHASNHPCVFENDDVNNVVSDSERDQQPTCARTEAYQGKRQEGRWPRSSHQGNTKGGCLVTQVQLDAWDYINRHKLSMRRKPNLPISDVEHDYRKEYARFKVTKGWKSLVVYKSGIHALGLYTSQFIPRGAMVVEYIGEIVGLRVADKRETEYLSGRKLQYKSACYFFKIDKEHIIDATCKGGIARFVNHSCQPNCIAKVITIRSQKKVVFFAQKDICPGEEITYDYHFNHEDEGKKIPCFCNSKNCRRYLN; encoded by the exons ATGCTAAATCTTGGTTCGACCAAACCACTCAATCCGGAAAATGGAAATTCAATTCTGTCTCCATTGTCTGTCCCACCTTCGCTGCAATATGATCTCCGTCATCAGTCGAATTTGAAGTCTTCCAGCATCAGCCATCCGGAACGATCTGCCTTAAGGAATGTAAATTCTCTGGGAAATAGGCCTTTATTGCACGATAATGGAAACTTTAATATGAGAGGCGAGGGGGAGTTTCATACCGTTTTCCCGTGCAGGCCACCTATGACTGCCACTAACTGGAATAGTAGTGACGTATATGACGACCTTGACTCTCTGAGGGCTTTTGTCAATCGTACAGATTTCATGAATGAAAGTGGTCGCAGTTCTTTGTTTCAGAAAGGGCTTATCAATTCTCCTTCTAGCAATCGTAATGGTGAATTCCATGGCTTAACCAACAATGTTGTGCTGGAAGCATCATCACAAACTTCATCTTCTACACCTACAAAACAACCTTCTTTTGTGAGTGGGTGTCCTCGCGTCTTCTGTATGGGTGCAA ATGGGGATCTTCTTCTCAGCAACACAGGCCTTTTTGGTATCTTCTGCTCTTGCCATGGTATGCGCATGTCTGTATTGAAATTTTGTGAG CACTCAGGGTTATTTGATGTTAACCCGGGCTATGCTGTGCGCATGGAAAGTGGGGAGTGCATTGCTCAGTGGCGGAAAGTGTACCTTCATAAGTTCAGG ATTATGGCTCCCGAGGACCACAAAGGATGGGATTGGCCTGAAGAGACTTTACCAACATCTCATGTTGCAAATAGCAAAATGGCTGTTGCTGACAGAAGGAAGGTTTTTGACTTGTCTGGACTGTTTACATCATCCGTGGAATCAGTTACGTCTACGCAGCCATGGAAAAATGTGCCTATTAGCAGAGCTCTATCAAGCAAGGAAAATGCCAATCAAGTGCCAAAAGATCCACACCAAAAATATGGTTGTGACCAAACCAGTTTGCATATGAGCTTGATGAGAAGCTCGGGAAGGTATTCAGATACAGTCACAGAAAGTCCCCAAATAACTTCTTCCTCTCCAAGCTGTTTGACTGCATCAGAAGCACCTTTGAATGAAAAATTGCAAAATGGTTCTCAGTCAAGCTCCTTCAACTTTAACAATGGCAACTCAAATGAGAATTTGCCTGGTTCTGTTATTCAGACTTCGCAGAGTATTGGCTCCAAAAACAGAAATTTGAAAGACGATACTGCTAAGTGGAGAAGTAATCTTCCATCTAGCATTGAGCTGAAGCTTGGGCAGCCATCTCAGCTTGGTTGGGGATCTGCTTTCTCATCATCACCGAAAGCACATTTCATTGATGTTCGAGCAACTGCTGTCCAAGAGAAGCTGACTAGTAACA GGGGTAATTCAAAGGTTACTGAAAGTACTAGCCAGTATACTGCATCTAATTGGAGCAGAACAAAGGAACAGATCCAACCAAGTCTTCTGGATAGTGCTCCCCGTACTGCACATGGTAGCTCTCCTGTGGTAACCTTGAATGACGGGTTGGCCAATACAATTTTAGTGCCAAGTCCCTCCTCAAATAATTCAGGTGAAAAAGTTCTGTTTCATAAGGAAATTGAAAAGGCGACAATTGTTTCTCGTCCCCTTATTCCTTCATCAGTTCGATATCATCCCAATATGGGTAAATCTTCACTGATTGACCTTTCATGTAATGGAAATACACCAACCAGGCCTTTAGCCACGAGCAAATTAGTTTTACAGAAGAACAAGAATAGAACTGTGGACCCTAGAGATGGAAATAAAGATCTTACTGGAAGTGGATCGAGCTTCAAGCTTTACGCAAAGCAGGTGGAAAATTTTGGCTTCCTTACCAGTTATGACAATCACCCTAATGTTTGTAGAATACCTACTGAGCAAATATGTTCAGCTGTGATGCCCAGCCTGCTGTCAGGAATGTCTGGTGCTTCAACCTACTCTGGAGACACATTTAGCCACCAAAGCTACCCCGATCGAGACCGCTTAGTAAATGGTCCAAAAACTTCATTAACTGGTTCTGAAGCAAATCCGGCATTGCAAACAGTAGCATTGGCACCAGGTCATGGTTTTTTGTCGTTCAATAAGGGCGTTGATGCTTCTAGTTCACATATGCCGGGTGAGAGATTGAGCTGTGTTCCTGTGAAGAATTTGAATCAATCTGTCAATGGAATTTCGGAGGAGGTCCCCCCTGGATTAAACCAACAACCGAAGACTCGTTCTGATAGAAGGGAACAAAGCATAAGCTACATTTCTGACATGGAAATGCCTGATTCTTTTTTAAATAGAGGGCCACTCGAAGGACACAGGAATAAGCACTGTCATCCTCCTGGACGTAGTGCTGCCCCAACCTTTCTGTCTGATCTTGGTCTTGGTAAAG GTACAAATAGCTTGGAACCTTTTGGTGCTTCTTCCCGAAAAAATACTGTTGACAACCAAGGTCCTTGTGATGCTCAACCTGAACAGAG ATGTGGTAGATGTCTAAACAAGGCTTGTAATTGCGCTCTGCTTCAAAGAGGACCATATGCTTACAATACAACAGATCTGATCAACTGCACCATCCAGATGACATGTGCCAACCGTGAGAGTCACTGCAAAAGTAGCAGCCTAGTGAATACTACCCAGAAGCAAGTCAGCATTACCACTATCAATCCCCCTAGGTTGTCAGGCACAATATCTCCTGATGATGTTATTCCTCTCGAAAAAGATAATGCGGTAGTTTGCAATCCAAAAAGAAAGGAACAAGTGCGTTGCAAACCTAATTGGTTTAGTTCTCAATGGAGAGATGTTCCTTCCAGAACAGCTACAGGGTCCAAAAAGAGATGCTTGGATGCACCAGCACATTTATCGAAAACGAGAGGAGACTTTGAAACTCATGTGAACGAGCTTCCTGCTAAAGGTTTTGCCAGATCTAATCAGGCCTCTGGCTTGTTGAAAGGGAAAGAAATGCCTATCTCTTCTGGATGCTCCATACCAGCTGTCACTGAGGCATCAAGTGAGGTGAACAGAATTGAATCTTGTACTTTCAATGGCGGTAATCCTGGATATGTTGTTGACGAAGGATCTGTGATTATGAGGAGCAGTTCTGTTGACTCTATTGATAGTGTGAAAAGTTCTCAACCAGATAGTAATATGAAGCCTATGATTTCTGAGACGGTTTCATCAATTACTGCACATCATGGCCAAAACGATGATTGCAGGCAAATGAATTCAGAATCAAATGAACTGCAAAATCTTGGTATTTTAGGAGCTAGtttggaagagaaagagaaacatgTAGATAATTTTCAATGCAGGAAGAGGAAGGATAATTTAAAATGGAGCATGTTGGGAACTCCACTTGGTGCGACAGAAGTGTCTTTGTCAACTACAAAATACCAACTCCCTGCTGGTATTGATGTTGACCATCAGAGGGGTATATCTGAATGCGTTCAAGTACGCGGTGGTAATTCATACAGTCATGGTCTGAAGAAAAGGAGGTCTACTTTGTGTCAAGTCAAATTGCTTTCTCGAAAAAGAGAACTTCATGGTAAATGTGACTTTCTGGATTATGACCGCCGTGATCAAACATTACTGAAGAGAAATGATGAATCTACCGACATTCCTGTAGATACTACAGTCAAAAGGCTAAAAATGACTACACTTGATGTTACTCTCAAGAAACAAGGGAAGGCTACCAAAGATCTGAGTTGTAGTTGGCTTAGTAGTTCAAAATCAGATGAAACTTCAAGATGCAGATTAAAGAGATCTACTATGGCAAGGCCTGTAGCTTGTGGCAAGTATGGAATTATATGCGATCAGGAACTAGATATTGATCAATTAAAACCACCTAAGATTGTTCCTCTTAGCCAGATTCTCAAAGTTTCCAAAAGATGTACCGAGAATCAATCAAGTTTTAGATTCAGTGAGGGCAATAAAGTGTCCAATGTTTCTTCAAATACCCATAATAGGGTTCTATCATTGAAAGATGGGGATTCTGATGCTTCTATTCATGAGACTCAGCAAAGGCACAATCAGGGTGATGGTGAACACACTGCGGATGATCTTTCTATATTAGAAGAAGTTGAAGCTAGTGGGAGCAAAAGGAATCTGCCTATGACATTATGCCGCCCTGCGAGTCAATCAAAGACGAAGGAAAGCCGTATACGCAATCTCTATGAGTTGTCAATGAGAG GAAACAAGTTCATCTCTTCAGATTCAAGTCTCTCACAAAATGTGATGTGTGCACCATCAAAAAGAATTTCATCTGAGAATACTGGAGAGAGCGATGGTTACGAATGCAGGGCTTATAACACCAGATG GTCTTCTGAACAAAATCATTGCCATTCTCTAACTGCGGGCGGTGATGCATTATGTTGTGTGTGTGGTATATCAAATAAAGACGACTTTAACTGCTTATTGGAGTGTGCATGCTGTTTGATCAGA ATACATCAAGCTTGCTATGGGATTTCTCGAGTTCCCAAAGGAGAGTGGCTCTGTAGACCCTGCAGAACAAATTCCAAGGATGTT GCTTGTGTTCTCTGTGGTTATGGAGGTGGGGCCATGACTCGTGCATTTGGCAGCCGCAATGTAGTGAAGACCTTGTTGAAAGCTTGGAATATTAGGACAGAATCTCATATTGTTATCATTGGTTCTGCTAAACCATTTTATT TTTCAGCAAAGAACGAGTGTGGAAACAATTTAGAAAGTTCAACAGTGCAGTCTGTACCTACGATAAAGCCAGTGGTACATAACTGCATAATAGCAGGATTGTTTAATCCGACCGTCAAGCAGTGGGTTCACATGGTATGTGGACTTTGGACTTCAGGAACTCGATGTCCTAATGTTGACACCATGAGTGCATTTGATGTATCTGGCGTCCACTACCCGAATGCATACGTG GTTTGCTGCATATGCAATCGATCTGGTGGTTCATGCATAAAGTGTCGTATTGAGACTTGCTGTGCTCATTTTCATCCTTGGTGTGCCCACCAAAAG GGCCTGCTCCAAAGCGAGGTGGAAGGAGTTGATAGTGATCAGGTTGGTTTCTATGGAAGATGCTTACTGCATGCTAGCAACCACCCGTGTGTATTTGAGAACGATGATGTTAACAACGTGGTTTCTGATAGTGAACGAGATCAACAGCCAACGTGTGCGAGAACAGAG GCCTATCAAGGTAAAAGGCAGGAGGGCAGATGGCCTAGGTCTTCCCATCAGGGTAACACGAAGGGTGGATGCCTTGTTACTCAAGTGCAATTGGATGCATGGGATTACATCAATAGACACAAGCTAAGCATGAGAAGGAAGCCTAACCTTCCTATTTCAGATGTGGAACATGATTACCGG AAAGAATATGCGCGATTCAAAGTCACAAAAGGGTGGAAAAGTTTGGTTGTTTATAAATCTGGAATTCATGCTCTTGGTCTTTACACATCTCAGTTCATCCCGCGTGGTGCTATG GTTGTTGAGTACATTGGTGAGATAGTTGGGCTACGTGTTGCTGATAAAAGAGAAACAGAGTATCTAAGTGGAAGAAAGCTTCAATATAAGAGTGCTTGCTACTTCTTCAAGATAGACAAGGAACATATAATTGATGCCACCTGCAAAGGTGGGATTGCTCGGTTTGTCAACCATTCATGTCAG CCAAATTGCATTGCCAAAGTGATAACTATCAGAAGTCAGAAGAAG